One window of Paenibacillus sp. JQZ6Y-1 genomic DNA carries:
- a CDS encoding MDR family MFS transporter — protein MSKETNRSMVTVGLLAALFIGALDSTVVSTASPRIIDSLGGLSLISWIFSVYTLTTCIATPIFGKLGDLYGRRLVFAIGLGLFVVGSVLCGFADSMTELIWFRALQGIGAGALTPVTFTIVGDLYPGKERAKVQGIFSSVWSIAGLFGPLVGGYFVDYISWRWIFFINLPVGIIAVLFIFLYYHESFEKQNKSIDYAGAITFTIGMTSLLLALLTGGEEYAWNSPVIMIMFAITVVFLGLFLWIEKRATEPMLPLSLFRNPVLSIPYILGFTTRWMVMGVTVYCALWMQDVSGSSATLAGLALMPMSIAWPVASTLAGRWMYRIGAKWLIVFGSVLVVIGSLLVAIMEAGSTYGLIVASLILIGFGMGCIVTPSMVTIQGAVDFRMRSVATSTNTLMNSLGQTVSVAVFGLVFNSIVTSDTALQIASGIHGVFLLMLAVAALNLLVALFLPSSSKLLHNHQ, from the coding sequence ATGTCCAAAGAAACGAACCGTTCCATGGTCACGGTCGGGCTGCTGGCAGCACTGTTTATCGGGGCGCTGGATTCGACTGTGGTGAGTACCGCTTCGCCGCGCATTATTGATTCACTTGGCGGTCTTAGCCTGATTAGCTGGATTTTCTCCGTTTATACACTGACAACCTGTATCGCTACGCCGATCTTCGGCAAGCTGGGCGATCTGTATGGACGTCGGCTTGTATTTGCCATCGGTCTCGGTCTGTTCGTCGTCGGCTCCGTCTTGTGCGGATTCGCTGACTCTATGACTGAATTGATCTGGTTCCGCGCGCTGCAAGGGATTGGTGCCGGGGCGCTAACACCAGTCACCTTCACCATCGTTGGCGATCTATATCCGGGCAAGGAACGTGCCAAAGTACAAGGTATCTTCTCCTCCGTCTGGTCGATTGCTGGTCTGTTCGGTCCGCTGGTAGGTGGCTATTTTGTCGACTATATCTCATGGCGCTGGATTTTCTTTATCAATCTGCCAGTCGGGATTATTGCTGTGCTGTTTATTTTCCTCTATTATCATGAATCGTTTGAAAAGCAGAACAAATCGATCGACTATGCCGGTGCGATTACGTTCACGATTGGGATGACCTCTCTGCTGCTGGCGCTGTTAACCGGCGGCGAGGAATACGCATGGAACTCGCCTGTCATTATGATCATGTTCGCGATTACGGTTGTGTTTCTTGGACTGTTCCTCTGGATCGAGAAACGCGCTACAGAACCGATGCTGCCCTTGTCGCTGTTCCGTAATCCGGTATTATCGATCCCGTATATTCTCGGCTTCACCACACGCTGGATGGTGATGGGTGTGACGGTCTATTGCGCACTCTGGATGCAAGATGTCTCCGGCTCTAGTGCAACACTCGCTGGACTTGCGCTTATGCCGATGTCAATTGCATGGCCAGTTGCTTCTACCCTTGCCGGACGCTGGATGTACCGAATCGGTGCCAAATGGCTGATCGTATTCGGTTCTGTGCTGGTCGTGATCGGCAGTCTGCTTGTTGCCATAATGGAAGCAGGCTCTACGTATGGATTGATCGTCGCTTCGCTGATCCTGATTGGCTTCGGTATGGGCTGCATCGTGACCCCATCTATGGTCACCATTCAGGGCGCTGTCGATTTCCGCATGCGTAGTGTAGCAACGTCTACCAACACACTCATGAACTCACTCGGACAGACGGTCAGTGTTGCCGTCTTCGGTCTAGTGTTCAACTCGATCGTCACATCGGATACAGCGTTACAGATCGCTAGCGGGATTCATGGCGTATTCCTGCTCATGCTGGCGGTAGCTGCGCTGAACCTGCTTGTCGCCCTATTCCTGCCGTCAAGCAGCAAGCTGCTGCATAATCATCAGTAA